One region of Mugil cephalus isolate CIBA_MC_2020 chromosome 17, CIBA_Mcephalus_1.1, whole genome shotgun sequence genomic DNA includes:
- the map4k5 gene encoding mitogen-activated protein kinase kinase kinase kinase 5 isoform X6, translated as MDIFPRPSGEIQRRNPQNDFERIQRVGSGTYGDVYKARNIQTGELAAVKIIKLEPGDDFSIIQQEIFMVKECMHHNIVAYFGSYLCREKLWICMEYCGGGSLQDIYHVTGPLSELQIAYVSRETLQGLSYLHSKGKMHRDIKGANILLTDNGDVKLADFGVAAKITATIAKRKSFIGTPYWMAPEVAAVEKNGGYNQLCDIWAVGITSIELAELQPPMFDLHPMRALFLMSKSSFQPPKLKDKNKWSAGFHNFVKVSLTKNPKKRPTAEKLLSHVFVAQTGLTRRLAVDLLDKMNNPDNHQHYSEADDDDLEPVSVVRHTIKQTTTSKQARAEKTRSEMDFDKLQFGPPLQKETEAHAEMDVSKDNDFPSPWSPFAEGGITARSLLKSVEDELFQRGHVAHLEDAFEYPELLTIKPIVPPPLPPKPRLNSSSEELGLNDEKSLTVRRLPNSENGPNQVSRRQSTPEQGNKEDDSSPDFLSVSVSSPGLLSHASDPALSKSECKDNDSDGSVNGGSPKPPPNRQHRKEKKEFPKPAINGLPPTPKVLMGACFSKVFDGCPLKINCATSWIHPDTKDQYLIFGTEDGIYTLNLNELHEATMEQLFPRKCTWLYVINNNLMSLSEGKTFQLYSHNLIGQFEQLKKPGLAAQFQTHRFPDKILPRRFALTTKIPDTKGCHKCCIVRNPYTGHKYLCGALQSGIVLLQWYEPMQRFMLIKHFDFPLPSPLKVFEMLVVPEQEYPLVCVAISQGTEPGQVVRFETINLNSCSSWFTEIGTSNQQVDAIHVTQLERDTVLVCLDQNLKIVNLQGKLKSNKKLASELSFDFCIGSVVCLQDSVLAFWKHGMQGKSFKSNEVTQEISDPSRVFRLLGSDRVVVLESRPTDNPTAQSNLYILAGHENSY; from the exons ATGGATATTTTTCCCCGGCCGAGCGGTGAGATCCAGAGGAGGAACCCTCAGAATGACTTTGAGCGCATTCAGAGGGTGGGAAGTGGGACATATGGAGACGTGTACAAG GCTCGCAACATACAGACAGGAGAACTCGCTGCTGTGAAGATCATAAAGTTGGAACCGG GGGATGACTTTTCCATCATACAGCAGGAAATCTTCATGGTGAAGGAATGCATGCACCACAATATTGTGGCCTACTTTGGGAGCTACCTCTG TCGAGAGAAACTTTGGATATGCATGGAGTACTGCGGCGGAGGATCTCTGCAGGACATCTATCATG TGACTGGACCTTTATCAGAGCTTCAGATAGCGTATGTCAGCAGAGAGACCTTGCAG GGCCTGAGTTATCTGCACAGCAAGGGCAAGATGCACCGAGACATCAAG GGTGCCAACATACTTCTCACAGACAACGGAGATGTGAAGTTAG CTGACTTTGGAGTTGCAGCCAAAATAACAGCCACCATTGCCAAACGAAAGTCCTTCATTGGAACACCTTATTG GATGGCTCCAGAAGTGGCGGCGGTGGAGAAGAACGGTGGCTACAACCAGCTGTGTGACATCTGGGCCGTTGGCATCACGTCCATAGAGCTGGCCGAGCTGCAGCCTCCGATGTTCGACCTGCACCCGATGAG gGCCTTGTTTTTGATGTCGAAGAGTAGCTTCCAGCCTCCCAagctaaaagacaaaaataaatg GTCTGCTGGCTTCCACAACTTTGTCAAAGTGTCTCTAACAAAGAACCCAAAGAAGCGGCCAACTGCAGAGAAACTTCTATCG catgtgtttgtggCCCAGACGGGTTTGACACGGCGGCTCGCTGTCGACCTCCTCGATAAGATGAACAACCCAGACAACCACCAACATTACAGCGAAGCGGACGACGACGACCTCGAG CCCGTCTCTGTTGTCAGACACACCATCAAACAAACGACCACCAGCAAACAGGCCAGAGCTGAGAAGACGCGCTCAGAGATGGACT tCGACAAGCTACAGTTCGGACCCCCCCTCCAGAAGGAAACTGAGGCTCATGCTGAAATG GATGTGAGCAAAGATAATGACTTCCCTTCCCCCTGGAGTCCCTTCGCCGAGGGCGGAATAACAGCCAG GAGCCTCCTCAAAAGCGTTGAGGATGAATTGTTCCAACG GGGACACGTCGCTCATCTTGAAGACGCCTTCGAGTATCCAGAGCT GTTGACCATCAAGCCAattgttcctcctcctttgcccccgaag CCGCGGTTAAACAGCTCATCCGAGGAGCTTGGCCTTAATGACGAGAAGTCCCTGACGGTCCGGAGGCTCCCGAACTCGGAGAACGGACCCAACCAGGTGTCTCGCCGACAGAGCACGCCCGAGCAGGGCAACAAGGAGGACGACTCCTCTCCAGATTTCCTCTCGGTCAGCGTCAGCAGCCCCGGCCTTTTGTCCCACGCCTCCGATCCTG CTCTCAGTAAATCTGAATGCAAAG ATAACGATTCAGACGGCAGCGTGAATGGAGGCAGCCCAAAGCCGCCGCCCAACCGGCAGCACcgcaaagagaaaaaggaattCCCT aaACCAGCCATCAACGGTCTGCCACCCACTCCTAAAGTCCTG ATGGGAGCCTGCTTCTCTAAAGTGTTTGACGGCTGCCCATTGAAGATCAACTGTGCCACATCATGGATTCATCCAGACACTAAAG ATCAGTATCTGATCTTTGGGACGGAGGACGGCATCTACACGCTGAATCTCAATGAGCTGCATGAAGCCACGATGGAGCAG CTTTTCCCGAGGAAGTGCACGTGGCTGTACGTTATCAACAACAACCTGATGTCTCTATCGG AAG GTAAAACCTTCCAGCTGTATTCCCACAATCTCATCGGGCAGTTCGAGCAGCTGAAGAAACCCGGCCTGGCCGCTCAGTTCCAGACTCATCGGTTCCCAGATAAAATTTTGCCCAG GAGGTTTGCCTTGACGACTAAGATACCCGACACAAAGGGCTGTCACAAGTGTTGCATTG TGAGAAACCCCTACACGGGACATAAGTACCTGTGTGGAGCTCTTCAGTCTGGGATTGTGCTGTTGCAGTGGTATGAGCCAATGCAGAGGTTTATGCTCATCAAG CACTTTGACTTCCCTCTCCCCAGCCCGCTCAAAGTGTTTGAGATGCTGGTGGTCCCGGAGCAGGAGTACCCGCTGGTGTGCGTGGCCATCAGTCAGGGCACAGAGCCGGGCCAGGTGGTCCGCTTTGAGACCATCAACCTCaactcctgctcctcctggttCACAGAGATCGGGACGA GTAATCAACAGGTGGATGCGATTCACGTCACTCAGCTGGAGAGAGACACGGTGTTGGTGTGTTTGGACC AGAATTTAAAGATCGTTAATCTCCAGGGCAAACTGAAGTCCAACAAGAAGCTGGCGTCCGAGCTCAGCTTTGATTTCTGCATCGGCTCTGTTG TGTGCCTTCAAGACAGCGTCCTGGCCTTCTGGAAACATGGGATGCAGGGAAAGAGCTTCAAGTCCAATGAG
- the map4k5 gene encoding mitogen-activated protein kinase kinase kinase kinase 5 isoform X2, protein MDIFPRPSGEIQRRNPQNDFERIQRVGSGTYGDVYKARNIQTGELAAVKIIKLEPGDDFSIIQQEIFMVKECMHHNIVAYFGSYLCREKLWICMEYCGGGSLQDIYHVTGPLSELQIAYVSRETLQGLSYLHSKGKMHRDIKGANILLTDNGDVKLADFGVAAKITATIAKRKSFIGTPYWMAPEVAAVEKNGGYNQLCDIWAVGITSIELAELQPPMFDLHPMRALFLMSKSSFQPPKLKDKNKWSAGFHNFVKVSLTKNPKKRPTAEKLLSHVFVAQTGLTRRLAVDLLDKMNNPDNHQHYSEADDDDLEPVSVVRHTIKQTTTSKQARAEKTRSEMDSNDGENQGGPVSSPSFTEGHRGDAVDKLQFGPPLQKETEAHAEMDVSKDNDFPSPWSPFAEGGITARSLLKSVEDELFQRGHVAHLEDAFEYPELLTIKPIVPPPLPPKPRLNSSSEELGLNDEKSLTVRRLPNSENGPNQVSRRQSTPEQGNKEDDSSPDFLSVSVSSPGLLSHASDPALSKSECKDNDSDGSVNGGSPKPPPNRQHRKEKKEFPKPAINGLPPTPKVLMGACFSKVFDGCPLKINCATSWIHPDTKDQYLIFGTEDGIYTLNLNELHEATMEQLFPRKCTWLYVINNNLMSLSGKTFQLYSHNLIGQFEQLKKPGLAAQFQTHRFPDKILPRRFALTTKIPDTKGCHKCCIVRNPYTGHKYLCGALQSGIVLLQWYEPMQRFMLIKHFDFPLPSPLKVFEMLVVPEQEYPLVCVAISQGTEPGQVVRFETINLNSCSSWFTEIGTSNQQVDAIHVTQLERDTVLVCLDQNLKIVNLQGKLKSNKKLASELSFDFCIGSVVCLQDSVLAFWKHGMQGKSFKSNEVTQEISDPSRVFRLLGSDRVVVLESRPTDNPTAQSNLYILAGHENSY, encoded by the exons ATGGATATTTTTCCCCGGCCGAGCGGTGAGATCCAGAGGAGGAACCCTCAGAATGACTTTGAGCGCATTCAGAGGGTGGGAAGTGGGACATATGGAGACGTGTACAAG GCTCGCAACATACAGACAGGAGAACTCGCTGCTGTGAAGATCATAAAGTTGGAACCGG GGGATGACTTTTCCATCATACAGCAGGAAATCTTCATGGTGAAGGAATGCATGCACCACAATATTGTGGCCTACTTTGGGAGCTACCTCTG TCGAGAGAAACTTTGGATATGCATGGAGTACTGCGGCGGAGGATCTCTGCAGGACATCTATCATG TGACTGGACCTTTATCAGAGCTTCAGATAGCGTATGTCAGCAGAGAGACCTTGCAG GGCCTGAGTTATCTGCACAGCAAGGGCAAGATGCACCGAGACATCAAG GGTGCCAACATACTTCTCACAGACAACGGAGATGTGAAGTTAG CTGACTTTGGAGTTGCAGCCAAAATAACAGCCACCATTGCCAAACGAAAGTCCTTCATTGGAACACCTTATTG GATGGCTCCAGAAGTGGCGGCGGTGGAGAAGAACGGTGGCTACAACCAGCTGTGTGACATCTGGGCCGTTGGCATCACGTCCATAGAGCTGGCCGAGCTGCAGCCTCCGATGTTCGACCTGCACCCGATGAG gGCCTTGTTTTTGATGTCGAAGAGTAGCTTCCAGCCTCCCAagctaaaagacaaaaataaatg GTCTGCTGGCTTCCACAACTTTGTCAAAGTGTCTCTAACAAAGAACCCAAAGAAGCGGCCAACTGCAGAGAAACTTCTATCG catgtgtttgtggCCCAGACGGGTTTGACACGGCGGCTCGCTGTCGACCTCCTCGATAAGATGAACAACCCAGACAACCACCAACATTACAGCGAAGCGGACGACGACGACCTCGAG CCCGTCTCTGTTGTCAGACACACCATCAAACAAACGACCACCAGCAAACAGGCCAGAGCTGAGAAGACGCGCTCAGAGATGGACT CAAACGATGGAGAAAACCAAGGAGGGCCAGTCTCAAGTCCTAGCTTCACTGAGGGACACAGGGGGGATGCAG tCGACAAGCTACAGTTCGGACCCCCCCTCCAGAAGGAAACTGAGGCTCATGCTGAAATG GATGTGAGCAAAGATAATGACTTCCCTTCCCCCTGGAGTCCCTTCGCCGAGGGCGGAATAACAGCCAG GAGCCTCCTCAAAAGCGTTGAGGATGAATTGTTCCAACG GGGACACGTCGCTCATCTTGAAGACGCCTTCGAGTATCCAGAGCT GTTGACCATCAAGCCAattgttcctcctcctttgcccccgaag CCGCGGTTAAACAGCTCATCCGAGGAGCTTGGCCTTAATGACGAGAAGTCCCTGACGGTCCGGAGGCTCCCGAACTCGGAGAACGGACCCAACCAGGTGTCTCGCCGACAGAGCACGCCCGAGCAGGGCAACAAGGAGGACGACTCCTCTCCAGATTTCCTCTCGGTCAGCGTCAGCAGCCCCGGCCTTTTGTCCCACGCCTCCGATCCTG CTCTCAGTAAATCTGAATGCAAAG ATAACGATTCAGACGGCAGCGTGAATGGAGGCAGCCCAAAGCCGCCGCCCAACCGGCAGCACcgcaaagagaaaaaggaattCCCT aaACCAGCCATCAACGGTCTGCCACCCACTCCTAAAGTCCTG ATGGGAGCCTGCTTCTCTAAAGTGTTTGACGGCTGCCCATTGAAGATCAACTGTGCCACATCATGGATTCATCCAGACACTAAAG ATCAGTATCTGATCTTTGGGACGGAGGACGGCATCTACACGCTGAATCTCAATGAGCTGCATGAAGCCACGATGGAGCAG CTTTTCCCGAGGAAGTGCACGTGGCTGTACGTTATCAACAACAACCTGATGTCTCTATCGG GTAAAACCTTCCAGCTGTATTCCCACAATCTCATCGGGCAGTTCGAGCAGCTGAAGAAACCCGGCCTGGCCGCTCAGTTCCAGACTCATCGGTTCCCAGATAAAATTTTGCCCAG GAGGTTTGCCTTGACGACTAAGATACCCGACACAAAGGGCTGTCACAAGTGTTGCATTG TGAGAAACCCCTACACGGGACATAAGTACCTGTGTGGAGCTCTTCAGTCTGGGATTGTGCTGTTGCAGTGGTATGAGCCAATGCAGAGGTTTATGCTCATCAAG CACTTTGACTTCCCTCTCCCCAGCCCGCTCAAAGTGTTTGAGATGCTGGTGGTCCCGGAGCAGGAGTACCCGCTGGTGTGCGTGGCCATCAGTCAGGGCACAGAGCCGGGCCAGGTGGTCCGCTTTGAGACCATCAACCTCaactcctgctcctcctggttCACAGAGATCGGGACGA GTAATCAACAGGTGGATGCGATTCACGTCACTCAGCTGGAGAGAGACACGGTGTTGGTGTGTTTGGACC AGAATTTAAAGATCGTTAATCTCCAGGGCAAACTGAAGTCCAACAAGAAGCTGGCGTCCGAGCTCAGCTTTGATTTCTGCATCGGCTCTGTTG TGTGCCTTCAAGACAGCGTCCTGGCCTTCTGGAAACATGGGATGCAGGGAAAGAGCTTCAAGTCCAATGAG
- the map4k5 gene encoding mitogen-activated protein kinase kinase kinase kinase 5 isoform X1, with translation MDIFPRPSGEIQRRNPQNDFERIQRVGSGTYGDVYKARNIQTGELAAVKIIKLEPGDDFSIIQQEIFMVKECMHHNIVAYFGSYLCREKLWICMEYCGGGSLQDIYHVTGPLSELQIAYVSRETLQGLSYLHSKGKMHRDIKGANILLTDNGDVKLADFGVAAKITATIAKRKSFIGTPYWMAPEVAAVEKNGGYNQLCDIWAVGITSIELAELQPPMFDLHPMRALFLMSKSSFQPPKLKDKNKWSAGFHNFVKVSLTKNPKKRPTAEKLLSHVFVAQTGLTRRLAVDLLDKMNNPDNHQHYSEADDDDLEPVSVVRHTIKQTTTSKQARAEKTRSEMDSNDGENQGGPVSSPSFTEGHRGDAVDKLQFGPPLQKETEAHAEMDVSKDNDFPSPWSPFAEGGITARSLLKSVEDELFQRGHVAHLEDAFEYPELLTIKPIVPPPLPPKPRLNSSSEELGLNDEKSLTVRRLPNSENGPNQVSRRQSTPEQGNKEDDSSPDFLSVSVSSPGLLSHASDPALSKSECKDNDSDGSVNGGSPKPPPNRQHRKEKKEFPKPAINGLPPTPKVLMGACFSKVFDGCPLKINCATSWIHPDTKDQYLIFGTEDGIYTLNLNELHEATMEQLFPRKCTWLYVINNNLMSLSEGKTFQLYSHNLIGQFEQLKKPGLAAQFQTHRFPDKILPRRFALTTKIPDTKGCHKCCIVRNPYTGHKYLCGALQSGIVLLQWYEPMQRFMLIKHFDFPLPSPLKVFEMLVVPEQEYPLVCVAISQGTEPGQVVRFETINLNSCSSWFTEIGTSNQQVDAIHVTQLERDTVLVCLDQNLKIVNLQGKLKSNKKLASELSFDFCIGSVVCLQDSVLAFWKHGMQGKSFKSNEVTQEISDPSRVFRLLGSDRVVVLESRPTDNPTAQSNLYILAGHENSY, from the exons ATGGATATTTTTCCCCGGCCGAGCGGTGAGATCCAGAGGAGGAACCCTCAGAATGACTTTGAGCGCATTCAGAGGGTGGGAAGTGGGACATATGGAGACGTGTACAAG GCTCGCAACATACAGACAGGAGAACTCGCTGCTGTGAAGATCATAAAGTTGGAACCGG GGGATGACTTTTCCATCATACAGCAGGAAATCTTCATGGTGAAGGAATGCATGCACCACAATATTGTGGCCTACTTTGGGAGCTACCTCTG TCGAGAGAAACTTTGGATATGCATGGAGTACTGCGGCGGAGGATCTCTGCAGGACATCTATCATG TGACTGGACCTTTATCAGAGCTTCAGATAGCGTATGTCAGCAGAGAGACCTTGCAG GGCCTGAGTTATCTGCACAGCAAGGGCAAGATGCACCGAGACATCAAG GGTGCCAACATACTTCTCACAGACAACGGAGATGTGAAGTTAG CTGACTTTGGAGTTGCAGCCAAAATAACAGCCACCATTGCCAAACGAAAGTCCTTCATTGGAACACCTTATTG GATGGCTCCAGAAGTGGCGGCGGTGGAGAAGAACGGTGGCTACAACCAGCTGTGTGACATCTGGGCCGTTGGCATCACGTCCATAGAGCTGGCCGAGCTGCAGCCTCCGATGTTCGACCTGCACCCGATGAG gGCCTTGTTTTTGATGTCGAAGAGTAGCTTCCAGCCTCCCAagctaaaagacaaaaataaatg GTCTGCTGGCTTCCACAACTTTGTCAAAGTGTCTCTAACAAAGAACCCAAAGAAGCGGCCAACTGCAGAGAAACTTCTATCG catgtgtttgtggCCCAGACGGGTTTGACACGGCGGCTCGCTGTCGACCTCCTCGATAAGATGAACAACCCAGACAACCACCAACATTACAGCGAAGCGGACGACGACGACCTCGAG CCCGTCTCTGTTGTCAGACACACCATCAAACAAACGACCACCAGCAAACAGGCCAGAGCTGAGAAGACGCGCTCAGAGATGGACT CAAACGATGGAGAAAACCAAGGAGGGCCAGTCTCAAGTCCTAGCTTCACTGAGGGACACAGGGGGGATGCAG tCGACAAGCTACAGTTCGGACCCCCCCTCCAGAAGGAAACTGAGGCTCATGCTGAAATG GATGTGAGCAAAGATAATGACTTCCCTTCCCCCTGGAGTCCCTTCGCCGAGGGCGGAATAACAGCCAG GAGCCTCCTCAAAAGCGTTGAGGATGAATTGTTCCAACG GGGACACGTCGCTCATCTTGAAGACGCCTTCGAGTATCCAGAGCT GTTGACCATCAAGCCAattgttcctcctcctttgcccccgaag CCGCGGTTAAACAGCTCATCCGAGGAGCTTGGCCTTAATGACGAGAAGTCCCTGACGGTCCGGAGGCTCCCGAACTCGGAGAACGGACCCAACCAGGTGTCTCGCCGACAGAGCACGCCCGAGCAGGGCAACAAGGAGGACGACTCCTCTCCAGATTTCCTCTCGGTCAGCGTCAGCAGCCCCGGCCTTTTGTCCCACGCCTCCGATCCTG CTCTCAGTAAATCTGAATGCAAAG ATAACGATTCAGACGGCAGCGTGAATGGAGGCAGCCCAAAGCCGCCGCCCAACCGGCAGCACcgcaaagagaaaaaggaattCCCT aaACCAGCCATCAACGGTCTGCCACCCACTCCTAAAGTCCTG ATGGGAGCCTGCTTCTCTAAAGTGTTTGACGGCTGCCCATTGAAGATCAACTGTGCCACATCATGGATTCATCCAGACACTAAAG ATCAGTATCTGATCTTTGGGACGGAGGACGGCATCTACACGCTGAATCTCAATGAGCTGCATGAAGCCACGATGGAGCAG CTTTTCCCGAGGAAGTGCACGTGGCTGTACGTTATCAACAACAACCTGATGTCTCTATCGG AAG GTAAAACCTTCCAGCTGTATTCCCACAATCTCATCGGGCAGTTCGAGCAGCTGAAGAAACCCGGCCTGGCCGCTCAGTTCCAGACTCATCGGTTCCCAGATAAAATTTTGCCCAG GAGGTTTGCCTTGACGACTAAGATACCCGACACAAAGGGCTGTCACAAGTGTTGCATTG TGAGAAACCCCTACACGGGACATAAGTACCTGTGTGGAGCTCTTCAGTCTGGGATTGTGCTGTTGCAGTGGTATGAGCCAATGCAGAGGTTTATGCTCATCAAG CACTTTGACTTCCCTCTCCCCAGCCCGCTCAAAGTGTTTGAGATGCTGGTGGTCCCGGAGCAGGAGTACCCGCTGGTGTGCGTGGCCATCAGTCAGGGCACAGAGCCGGGCCAGGTGGTCCGCTTTGAGACCATCAACCTCaactcctgctcctcctggttCACAGAGATCGGGACGA GTAATCAACAGGTGGATGCGATTCACGTCACTCAGCTGGAGAGAGACACGGTGTTGGTGTGTTTGGACC AGAATTTAAAGATCGTTAATCTCCAGGGCAAACTGAAGTCCAACAAGAAGCTGGCGTCCGAGCTCAGCTTTGATTTCTGCATCGGCTCTGTTG TGTGCCTTCAAGACAGCGTCCTGGCCTTCTGGAAACATGGGATGCAGGGAAAGAGCTTCAAGTCCAATGAG
- the map4k5 gene encoding mitogen-activated protein kinase kinase kinase kinase 5 isoform X4 produces the protein MDIFPRPSGEIQRRNPQNDFERIQRVGSGTYGDVYKARNIQTGELAAVKIIKLEPGDDFSIIQQEIFMVKECMHHNIVAYFGSYLCREKLWICMEYCGGGSLQDIYHVTGPLSELQIAYVSRETLQGLSYLHSKGKMHRDIKGANILLTDNGDVKLADFGVAAKITATIAKRKSFIGTPYWMAPEVAAVEKNGGYNQLCDIWAVGITSIELAELQPPMFDLHPMRALFLMSKSSFQPPKLKDKNKWSAGFHNFVKVSLTKNPKKRPTAEKLLSHVFVAQTGLTRRLAVDLLDKMNNPDNHQHYSEADDDDLEPVSVVRHTIKQTTTSKQARAEKTRSEMDSNDGENQGGPVSSPSFTEGHRGDAVDKLQFGPPLQKETEAHAEMDVSKDNDFPSPWSPFAEGGITARGHVAHLEDAFEYPELLTIKPIVPPPLPPKPRLNSSSEELGLNDEKSLTVRRLPNSENGPNQVSRRQSTPEQGNKEDDSSPDFLSVSVSSPGLLSHASDPALSKSECKDNDSDGSVNGGSPKPPPNRQHRKEKKEFPKPAINGLPPTPKVLMGACFSKVFDGCPLKINCATSWIHPDTKDQYLIFGTEDGIYTLNLNELHEATMEQLFPRKCTWLYVINNNLMSLSEGKTFQLYSHNLIGQFEQLKKPGLAAQFQTHRFPDKILPRRFALTTKIPDTKGCHKCCIVRNPYTGHKYLCGALQSGIVLLQWYEPMQRFMLIKHFDFPLPSPLKVFEMLVVPEQEYPLVCVAISQGTEPGQVVRFETINLNSCSSWFTEIGTSNQQVDAIHVTQLERDTVLVCLDQNLKIVNLQGKLKSNKKLASELSFDFCIGSVVCLQDSVLAFWKHGMQGKSFKSNEVTQEISDPSRVFRLLGSDRVVVLESRPTDNPTAQSNLYILAGHENSY, from the exons ATGGATATTTTTCCCCGGCCGAGCGGTGAGATCCAGAGGAGGAACCCTCAGAATGACTTTGAGCGCATTCAGAGGGTGGGAAGTGGGACATATGGAGACGTGTACAAG GCTCGCAACATACAGACAGGAGAACTCGCTGCTGTGAAGATCATAAAGTTGGAACCGG GGGATGACTTTTCCATCATACAGCAGGAAATCTTCATGGTGAAGGAATGCATGCACCACAATATTGTGGCCTACTTTGGGAGCTACCTCTG TCGAGAGAAACTTTGGATATGCATGGAGTACTGCGGCGGAGGATCTCTGCAGGACATCTATCATG TGACTGGACCTTTATCAGAGCTTCAGATAGCGTATGTCAGCAGAGAGACCTTGCAG GGCCTGAGTTATCTGCACAGCAAGGGCAAGATGCACCGAGACATCAAG GGTGCCAACATACTTCTCACAGACAACGGAGATGTGAAGTTAG CTGACTTTGGAGTTGCAGCCAAAATAACAGCCACCATTGCCAAACGAAAGTCCTTCATTGGAACACCTTATTG GATGGCTCCAGAAGTGGCGGCGGTGGAGAAGAACGGTGGCTACAACCAGCTGTGTGACATCTGGGCCGTTGGCATCACGTCCATAGAGCTGGCCGAGCTGCAGCCTCCGATGTTCGACCTGCACCCGATGAG gGCCTTGTTTTTGATGTCGAAGAGTAGCTTCCAGCCTCCCAagctaaaagacaaaaataaatg GTCTGCTGGCTTCCACAACTTTGTCAAAGTGTCTCTAACAAAGAACCCAAAGAAGCGGCCAACTGCAGAGAAACTTCTATCG catgtgtttgtggCCCAGACGGGTTTGACACGGCGGCTCGCTGTCGACCTCCTCGATAAGATGAACAACCCAGACAACCACCAACATTACAGCGAAGCGGACGACGACGACCTCGAG CCCGTCTCTGTTGTCAGACACACCATCAAACAAACGACCACCAGCAAACAGGCCAGAGCTGAGAAGACGCGCTCAGAGATGGACT CAAACGATGGAGAAAACCAAGGAGGGCCAGTCTCAAGTCCTAGCTTCACTGAGGGACACAGGGGGGATGCAG tCGACAAGCTACAGTTCGGACCCCCCCTCCAGAAGGAAACTGAGGCTCATGCTGAAATG GATGTGAGCAAAGATAATGACTTCCCTTCCCCCTGGAGTCCCTTCGCCGAGGGCGGAATAACAGCCAG GGGACACGTCGCTCATCTTGAAGACGCCTTCGAGTATCCAGAGCT GTTGACCATCAAGCCAattgttcctcctcctttgcccccgaag CCGCGGTTAAACAGCTCATCCGAGGAGCTTGGCCTTAATGACGAGAAGTCCCTGACGGTCCGGAGGCTCCCGAACTCGGAGAACGGACCCAACCAGGTGTCTCGCCGACAGAGCACGCCCGAGCAGGGCAACAAGGAGGACGACTCCTCTCCAGATTTCCTCTCGGTCAGCGTCAGCAGCCCCGGCCTTTTGTCCCACGCCTCCGATCCTG CTCTCAGTAAATCTGAATGCAAAG ATAACGATTCAGACGGCAGCGTGAATGGAGGCAGCCCAAAGCCGCCGCCCAACCGGCAGCACcgcaaagagaaaaaggaattCCCT aaACCAGCCATCAACGGTCTGCCACCCACTCCTAAAGTCCTG ATGGGAGCCTGCTTCTCTAAAGTGTTTGACGGCTGCCCATTGAAGATCAACTGTGCCACATCATGGATTCATCCAGACACTAAAG ATCAGTATCTGATCTTTGGGACGGAGGACGGCATCTACACGCTGAATCTCAATGAGCTGCATGAAGCCACGATGGAGCAG CTTTTCCCGAGGAAGTGCACGTGGCTGTACGTTATCAACAACAACCTGATGTCTCTATCGG AAG GTAAAACCTTCCAGCTGTATTCCCACAATCTCATCGGGCAGTTCGAGCAGCTGAAGAAACCCGGCCTGGCCGCTCAGTTCCAGACTCATCGGTTCCCAGATAAAATTTTGCCCAG GAGGTTTGCCTTGACGACTAAGATACCCGACACAAAGGGCTGTCACAAGTGTTGCATTG TGAGAAACCCCTACACGGGACATAAGTACCTGTGTGGAGCTCTTCAGTCTGGGATTGTGCTGTTGCAGTGGTATGAGCCAATGCAGAGGTTTATGCTCATCAAG CACTTTGACTTCCCTCTCCCCAGCCCGCTCAAAGTGTTTGAGATGCTGGTGGTCCCGGAGCAGGAGTACCCGCTGGTGTGCGTGGCCATCAGTCAGGGCACAGAGCCGGGCCAGGTGGTCCGCTTTGAGACCATCAACCTCaactcctgctcctcctggttCACAGAGATCGGGACGA GTAATCAACAGGTGGATGCGATTCACGTCACTCAGCTGGAGAGAGACACGGTGTTGGTGTGTTTGGACC AGAATTTAAAGATCGTTAATCTCCAGGGCAAACTGAAGTCCAACAAGAAGCTGGCGTCCGAGCTCAGCTTTGATTTCTGCATCGGCTCTGTTG TGTGCCTTCAAGACAGCGTCCTGGCCTTCTGGAAACATGGGATGCAGGGAAAGAGCTTCAAGTCCAATGAG